One segment of Streptosporangium brasiliense DNA contains the following:
- a CDS encoding SDR family NAD(P)-dependent oxidoreductase yields the protein MDNAETHHSAPARMAVVTGGNRGIGYAVAARLLQGGCDVVLVARDRQRGEAARVSLAGSGGTRVRLVVGDLSSVRRARAVAEALSETCPRIDVLVHNAGLWPSRRVLDEDGLEQAFVTNHLAPFLLNHELEPLLTASGARVVQVSAGLYVKGQADPERTPTGLDFHPMRTYADTKLCNLLLVPRYAERWKDAGVTINAVHPGVIRTGLGDRGGPLGYLLKAVKLLWKSPDVGARPVARLALDAEVAGLTGRYFHIEAEQPPAPVAADAALADRLWTQALELTGLERTPPPVRRDVT from the coding sequence ATGGACAACGCGGAGACGCACCATTCGGCCCCTGCCCGGATGGCCGTGGTGACAGGTGGCAACCGTGGCATCGGATACGCCGTCGCGGCACGGCTGCTTCAGGGCGGGTGCGACGTGGTGCTGGTCGCGCGTGACAGACAGCGGGGGGAGGCCGCGCGGGTGTCGCTCGCCGGGTCCGGCGGGACCCGGGTGCGCCTCGTCGTCGGCGACCTGTCCAGCGTCCGCAGGGCGCGCGCGGTCGCCGAGGCGCTCAGCGAGACCTGCCCGCGCATCGATGTGCTGGTCCACAACGCCGGTCTGTGGCCGAGCCGGCGGGTGCTGGACGAGGACGGGCTGGAGCAGGCATTCGTCACCAACCATCTCGCGCCGTTCCTGCTCAACCACGAGCTGGAGCCGTTGCTGACCGCCTCCGGGGCACGGGTCGTGCAGGTCAGCGCCGGGCTGTACGTCAAGGGGCAGGCCGACCCGGAGCGCACCCCCACCGGCCTGGACTTCCACCCGATGCGGACCTACGCCGACACCAAGCTGTGCAACCTGCTGCTGGTGCCGCGGTACGCCGAACGGTGGAAGGATGCCGGGGTGACCATCAACGCCGTCCACCCCGGAGTGATCCGCACCGGGCTGGGGGACCGCGGCGGGCCCCTGGGCTACCTGCTCAAGGCGGTGAAACTGCTGTGGAAGAGTCCGGACGTGGGCGCCCGGCCCGTCGCCAGGCTCGCGCTGGACGCGGAGGTGGCGGGGCTGACCGGCCGTTACTTCCACATCGAGGCCGAGCAGCCGCCGGCCCCGGTCGCCGCCGACGCCGCGCTCGCCGACCGGCTCTGGACGCAGGCGCTGGAGCTCACCGGCCTTGAGCGGACCCCGCCGCCGGTCCGGCGCGATGTCACCTAA